In a single window of the Thermotoga sp. KOL6 genome:
- the topA gene encoding type I DNA topoisomerase, producing MSRKVKKYIIVESPAKAKTIKNILGDEYEVFASMGHIVDLPKSKFGVDLGKDFEPEFTVIKGKEKVVEKIRSLSKEGDILIASDMDREGEAIAWHVARITNTLGKKNRIIFSEITPRVIKEAVNNPRKIDMNKVHAQLARRILDRIVGYSLSPVLWRNFKSNLSAGRVQSATLKLICDREREILRFVPKRYHRVVAKFRDLEAEMIMKEKKLLEEKVLEELRNIKKLVVEEKNIVRKKFTPPDPFRTSTLQQEAYSKLGFSVAKTMMIAQQLYEGVETKDGHIAFITYMRTDSTRVSDYAREEAHELIEKSFGKEYIGSARKSKNLKNLKVQDAHEAIRPTNVFMTPEKASNYLSDDQKKLYELIWKRFVASQMKSSEYEEIRFVLRTEDGKYRFKGTVLKKIFDGYEKLWKTERNTGDFPFEEGKVVEPVVLEIKEQETKPKSRYTEGTLVKEMERLGIGRPSTYAATIKLLLNRKYVKKIKGYLYPTVIGSVVMDYLERRYPNIVNISFTAEMEKDLDEIERGEKTDKKVLQTFYEAFSKVFDEKDRIIVNYPSNQKCSCGREMILSFGRYGFYLKCECGNSKSVKSDEIAVIDGEKVFIGRRSDESSTSNGGNISRKRNFPKKRRKSEKGT from the coding sequence ATGAGTAGGAAAGTGAAGAAGTATATAATAGTCGAATCGCCTGCTAAAGCGAAAACGATAAAAAACATTCTGGGTGACGAATACGAAGTCTTCGCATCGATGGGTCATATTGTGGATCTCCCGAAGAGTAAATTCGGTGTGGATTTAGGAAAGGATTTCGAACCAGAATTTACTGTGATAAAAGGAAAAGAAAAGGTGGTTGAGAAGATAAGATCTCTTTCTAAAGAGGGAGATATTTTGATAGCATCCGACATGGACAGAGAAGGAGAGGCAATTGCTTGGCATGTAGCTAGAATCACGAACACTCTCGGTAAAAAGAACAGGATAATTTTTTCTGAAATTACCCCAAGGGTAATAAAAGAAGCGGTCAATAATCCTCGAAAGATCGATATGAACAAGGTCCACGCTCAGCTTGCAAGAAGAATACTCGATAGGATAGTTGGTTATTCTCTGAGTCCCGTTCTTTGGAGAAACTTCAAATCTAACCTGAGCGCTGGGAGAGTCCAATCTGCCACATTAAAACTCATCTGCGATCGAGAAAGAGAGATTCTGAGGTTTGTTCCAAAGAGATACCATCGCGTGGTTGCAAAATTTCGCGATTTGGAAGCAGAAATGATTATGAAGGAGAAAAAGCTTCTTGAAGAAAAAGTGCTTGAAGAGCTCAGAAATATAAAGAAATTGGTTGTGGAAGAAAAAAACATCGTAAGAAAAAAATTTACACCACCTGATCCTTTTAGAACAAGCACTCTTCAACAAGAAGCTTATTCGAAACTGGGTTTTTCGGTGGCAAAGACTATGATGATCGCCCAACAGCTTTATGAAGGAGTGGAAACAAAAGATGGTCATATTGCTTTTATTACCTATATGAGGACAGATTCTACTCGAGTTTCGGATTATGCAAGAGAAGAAGCTCATGAATTGATTGAAAAATCGTTTGGAAAAGAGTACATCGGTTCAGCAAGGAAATCAAAAAATCTGAAAAATTTGAAAGTGCAAGACGCACACGAGGCTATTCGTCCTACAAATGTTTTCATGACACCGGAAAAAGCTTCAAATTACTTGAGTGATGACCAGAAAAAGCTCTACGAACTGATTTGGAAAAGATTCGTGGCCTCTCAAATGAAATCTTCGGAATATGAAGAGATTCGTTTCGTTCTTAGGACTGAAGATGGTAAGTACCGTTTCAAAGGAACAGTATTGAAGAAAATTTTCGATGGTTACGAAAAGCTATGGAAGACGGAAAGGAATACTGGGGATTTCCCCTTCGAAGAAGGGAAAGTTGTAGAACCGGTCGTATTAGAAATAAAAGAGCAAGAAACAAAGCCGAAATCCAGATACACCGAAGGAACTTTGGTCAAAGAAATGGAGCGTTTGGGAATAGGACGTCCCAGTACTTATGCTGCTACAATAAAACTTCTTCTCAACAGAAAGTACGTGAAAAAGATAAAGGGATACCTTTATCCCACTGTAATAGGAAGCGTTGTTATGGACTATCTGGAACGGAGATATCCAAACATAGTGAATATTTCCTTCACTGCAGAAATGGAAAAAGACCTCGATGAAATTGAACGAGGCGAAAAAACCGACAAAAAAGTTCTGCAAACGTTCTATGAGGCTTTTTCCAAAGTGTTCGACGAAAAAGATAGAATAATAGTTAATTATCCATCGAATCAAAAATGTTCCTGTGGGAGAGAGATGATACTCTCTTTTGGAAGATACGGTTTCTATTTGAAATGTGAATGTGGAAACAGCAAAAGCGTGAAAAGTGACGAAATAGCTGTTATAGACGGAGAGAAAGTATTTATCGGGAGGAGAAGTGATGAGAGTAGCACTTCTAATGGGGGGAATATCTCGAGAAAGAGAAATTTCCCTAAAAAGCGGCGAAAGAGTGAGAAAGGCACTTGA
- a CDS encoding D-alanine--D-alanine ligase: MRVALLMGGISREREISLKSGERVRKALEKLGYDYVAFDVKEDFLEKISILKEFDVVFNVLHGKFGEDGSLQSILDFLGVRYTGSDAFSSMVCFDKLLTYRFLKDFVKIPTFTEINKPLGSSPVGYPCVVKPRREGSSIGVFICETEEEFQKAVEEDLRRYGSVIVQEYVPGREITVSIIETEKGFEVLPLLELRPKKRRFYDFIAKYTKGETEFLLPAPLEPQEVELIKRASLSAFVEAGCRGFGRVDGIFYNGDFYFLEINTVPGLTELSDLPASAKAAGIEFEELIDIVIRSAFLKGE; encoded by the coding sequence ATGAGAGTAGCACTTCTAATGGGGGGAATATCTCGAGAAAGAGAAATTTCCCTAAAAAGCGGCGAAAGAGTGAGAAAGGCACTTGAAAAGCTAGGCTACGATTATGTTGCATTCGACGTTAAGGAAGACTTTTTGGAGAAGATATCGATTCTGAAGGAGTTCGATGTGGTGTTTAACGTTCTTCATGGTAAATTCGGTGAAGATGGTTCACTTCAGTCTATATTGGATTTTCTTGGAGTTAGATACACGGGATCTGATGCTTTTTCTAGTATGGTGTGTTTTGACAAGTTGCTCACCTACAGATTTTTGAAGGATTTCGTTAAAATACCAACATTCACAGAGATTAACAAGCCTTTGGGGTCCTCACCAGTTGGATACCCTTGTGTGGTGAAACCCCGGAGAGAAGGTTCAAGCATAGGTGTTTTCATCTGTGAAACTGAGGAAGAGTTTCAGAAAGCGGTGGAAGAAGATCTACGGCGATATGGAAGTGTGATCGTACAAGAATACGTTCCAGGTCGTGAGATAACGGTGTCGATCATAGAAACCGAGAAAGGTTTTGAAGTGCTGCCATTGTTGGAGTTGAGGCCAAAAAAAAGAAGGTTCTACGATTTTATTGCAAAGTATACCAAAGGAGAAACTGAATTTCTCTTGCCAGCTCCATTGGAACCACAGGAAGTGGAATTGATAAAAAGAGCTTCTCTTTCTGCTTTCGTCGAAGCTGGTTGCAGGGGATTTGGAAGAGTTGATGGTATTTTTTACAACGGAGATTTTTACTTTCTTGAGATAAACACCGTTCCCGGCCTCACCGAGCTCAGCGATCTCCCTGCAAGTGCAAAGGCTGCGGGGATTGAATTTGAAGAGTTGATAGACATCGTTATAAGAAGTGCTTTTTTGAAAGGAGAGTGA
- a CDS encoding DUF47 domain-containing protein produces the protein MRFIEKMIPEESPLQLLINLSRRGEAAVVLLKSAVEAYLRGEFGEGYIGRVIELERDADQLKSKLKKIYHRIKYAYFERDDFLYIVHKADEILDIVRDIIIMLDMNKVEEIPEEVRNSFVNLVDSVLDTVRETVEAIEQLRILAETDFSPIEKEKEKREIFDVSMEEREVDTISRSIGKKLYSLKNSMNPVDLIFLNKVARLISKIADQGKDITKRINSILR, from the coding sequence ATGAGATTCATAGAAAAGATGATACCCGAAGAATCACCCCTTCAATTGCTTATCAACCTTTCTCGGAGAGGGGAGGCTGCGGTTGTTCTTCTGAAGAGTGCGGTTGAAGCTTACCTTCGAGGTGAATTTGGAGAAGGATACATCGGTCGTGTCATAGAGTTGGAACGTGATGCCGATCAACTCAAGTCGAAGTTGAAGAAGATCTACCACAGAATCAAGTACGCCTACTTTGAGAGGGACGATTTCCTCTACATAGTACATAAGGCAGATGAAATTTTGGATATAGTGAGAGATATCATCATCATGCTTGACATGAACAAAGTAGAGGAAATACCGGAAGAGGTGAGAAATTCGTTCGTGAATCTTGTTGATAGTGTCTTGGACACCGTTAGAGAAACTGTTGAAGCCATTGAACAACTTCGTATTCTCGCTGAGACAGATTTTTCTCCTATCGAGAAAGAAAAAGAGAAGAGGGAAATTTTCGACGTTTCTATGGAAGAGAGGGAAGTAGATACTATCTCGAGAAGTATAGGAAAAAAGCTTTACTCTCTCAAGAATTCTATGAATCCAGTTGATTTGATATTCCTGAACAAAGTAGCGAGACTCATTTCAAAGATCGCTGATCAGGGCAAAGATATAACGAAGAGAAT